Proteins from a single region of Echeneis naucrates chromosome 2, fEcheNa1.1, whole genome shotgun sequence:
- the adamts1 gene encoding A disintegrin and metalloproteinase with thrombospondin motifs 1 gives MMWFLRLSVGFILCVAAAHGAWEESTVVPVRLDPTARSESGPEPWRTLSAEEKEKEAEMRVYRLDVFGNELVLQLEPDQTFLAPGFVFHVVGSPESEPTQEPKTGAEPGCFYSGSVNGEESSAAALNLCHGLRGGFYFQGEEYFIQPLNSSQLLGSEDDVHTIRRRGRAALAEEGSSKCGVNEDEERVPKNLEQEGGRGAAEQTAHHRTRRFVSTPRFLEIMLVADQSMAEFHGAGLKPYLLTVMAVASRLYRHPSIHNSITLAVVKLLVVYEEERGPQVSSNAAMTLRNFCQWQRQHNPPSDRHPEHYDTAVLFTRTDLCGAHSCDTLGMADVGTVCDPDRSCSIIEDDGLQAAFTVAHELGHVFNMPHDDAQLCAGVNGAHWGSHLMASTLSNLDQQQPWSPCSALMVTNFLDNGHGQCLMDKPVKPQPLPQPLPGTVYDVDHQCRLTFGEDSQHCPDLSTMCAALWCTVTTSNGLLVCQTKNFPWADGTPCRHDSYCLAGRCLTKSQAAKHQTPVNGGWGVWGPWGDCSRTCGGGVQYSFRACDNPLPKNGGKYCEGKRIQYRSCNTEACPDTNGLSFREEQCLAHNDMSAQVSLGSGEGVEWVPKYAGVSPKDRCKLVCRAKGTGYFFVLKSKVADGTPCSPDSTSVCVQGQCVKAGCDRVIGSSRRFDKCGVCGGDGSTCKKVSGSLERARPGYQDVVTIPAGATNLDIKQRAPGNGRHDNSYLAVRRQDGTYLLNGDYKLMTIETDIPLRGALLRYSGSAATLERIRSFSPLPWPITIQVLSVGEAPRPRVKYSYFAPRPNNAASASNNNGGRRQSINAIREVGGAEWTLREWGPCSQTCGGGMQQREVVCLDPQGRLSRECPEELRPLASRSCASQPCPSWLLGEWSSCSKTCGRGFRKRQLRCIGLDERSLSHDSCDPKDRPRPLLELCNQGAC, from the exons ATGATGTGGTTTTTACGCCTTTCCGTCGGTTTCATTCTGTGCGTCGCTGCGGCGCACGGCGCTTGGGAGGAGAGCACCGTGGTGCCGGTTAGACTAGACCCCACGGCCCGGTCCGAGAGCGGACCCGAACCGTGGCGGACTCTCTCcgcagaggagaaggagaaggaggcgGAGATGAGGGTGTACCGGTTGGACGTATTTGGTAATGAGCTGGTCTTGCAGCTCGAACCCGACCAGACCTTCTTGGCACCGGGGTTCGTCTTCCACGTTGTGGGTAGTCCCGAGTCCGAGCCAACACAGGAACCGAAGACCGGAGCCGAGCCGGGCTGCTTCTACTCCGGCTCAGTGAACGGAGAGGAGAGCTCCGCCGCTGCGCTCAACCTGTGCCACGGACTCCGGGGCGGATTCTACTTCCAGGGGGAAGAGTACTTCATCCAGCCCCTCAACTCCAGCCAGCTCCTCGGCTCCGAGGACGACGTCCACACGATCCGCCGCAGAGGTCGGGCAGCTCTGGCTGAGGAGGGCAGCTCCAAGTGCGGAGTCAACGAGGACGAGGAGAGGGTGCCAAAGAATCTGGAGCAAGAAGGAGGACGCGGAGCCGCAGAGCAGACAG CCCACCACAGGACCAGACGTTTTGTTTCCACCCCTCGCTTCCTGGAGATCATGCTGGTGGCCGACCAGTCCATGGCTGAGTTCCACGGCGCCGGGCTCAAACCCTACCTCCTGACGGTCATGGCGGTGGCGTCCCGTCTGTACCGCCACCCCAGCATCCACAACTCCATCACCCTGGCGGTGGTGAAGCTGCTGGTGGTGTACGAGGAGGAGCGTGGCCCTCAGGTGTCATCAAACGCCGCCATGACCCTCCGCAACTTCTGCCAGTGGCAACGACAGCACAACCCTCCAAGTGACCGACATCCCGAGCACTATGACACGGCTGTGCTCTTCACCAGAACG GACCTGTGTGGCGCTCACTCATGCGACACTCTGGGCATGGCAGACGTCGGCACAGTGTGTGACCCCGACAGGAGCTGTTCGATTATCGAGGACGATGGACTTCAGGCAGCATTTACCGTGGCACATGAGCTGG GCCACGTCTTCAACATGCCTCATGATGATGCCCAGCTGTGCGCCGGCGTTAACGGTGCCCACTGGGGCTCCCACCTGATGGCCTCCACCCTGTCCAACCTGGATCAGCAGCAGCCTTGGTCCCCCTGCTCCGCCCTCATGGTCACAAACTTCCTGGACAACGGCCACGGTCAGTGCCTGATGGACAAGCCGGTCAAACCTCAGCCGCTGCCTCAGCCGCTGCCCGGGACGGTCTACGACGTGGACCATCAGTGCCGGCTGACCTTCGGTGAAGATTCGCAGCACTGCCCGGATCTGAGCACCATGTGTGCGGCTTTGTGGTGTACCGTGACCACATCCAATGGTTTGCTGGTGTGCCAGACCAAGAACTTCCCCTGGGCTGACGGTACGCCATGTCGGCACGACAGCTACTGCCTGGCAGGACGTTGTCTCACGAAGAGCCAAGCTGCCAAACACCAG ACTCCCGTTAATGGCGGCTGGGGGGTGTGGGGGCCCTGGGGCGACTGCTCTCGAACCTGCGGTGGAGGAGTCCAGTATTCCTTCCGGGCTTGTGACAACCCTTTGCCCAAGAACGGGGGCAAGTACTGCGAGGGCAAGAGGATCCAGTACCGCTCCTGTAACACCGAAGCCTGCCCCGACACCAACG GCCTGTCATTCCGTGAGGAACAGTGTCTGGCCCACAACGACATGTCAGCCCAAGTGTCTTTGGGTTCAGGGGAAGGTGTTGAGTGGGTGCCTAAGTATGCTGGAGTTTCACCCAAAGACCGCTGCAAGCTGGTGTGCCGGGCCAAAGGAACTGGATACTTCTTTGTCCTCAAATCGAAG GTGGCTGACGGCACACCCTGCAGCCCAGACTCCACCTCCGTGTGTGTTCAGGGCCAGTGCGTCAAGGCCGGATGCGACCGCGTCATCGGCTCGAGCCGGCGCTTCGATAAGTGTGGTGTGTGCGGTGGAGACGGCTCTACCTGCAAGAAGGTGTCTGGTTCTCTGGAGCGTGCCAG acCTGGTTACCAGGATGTTGTAACCATCCCTGCCGGTGCCACAAACTTGGACATCAAGCAACGTGCCCCGGGCAATGGTCGTCATGACAACAGCTACCTGGCAGTGCGCCGTCAGGATGGTACTTATCTGTTGAACGGCGATTACAAGCTGATGACCATAGAGACTGACATTCCTCTGCGGGGTGCACTGTTGCGCTACAGCGGCTCAGCTGCCACCCTGGAGCGCATCCGGAGCTTCTCCCCGCTGCCTTGGCCCATCACCATCCAGGTGCTGTCCGTGGGGGAGGCCCCCAGACCCCGAGTGAAGTACAGCTACTTCGCCCCGAGGCCCAACAACGCTGCTTCAGCCTCCAACAACAACGGAGGCCGCCGCCAGTCCATCAATGCCATCAGAGAGGTAGGCGGAGCTGAGTGGACTCTGCGAGAGTGGGGTCCCTGCTCCCAGACCTGTGGTGGAGGcatgcagcagagagaggtgGTGTGTCTGGACCCCCAGGGTCGTCTGTCCAGAGAGTGCCCGGAGGAGCTGCGCCCCTTGGCCTCACGGTCCTGTGCCTCCCAGCCCTGCCCCTCCTGGCTCCTCGGAGAGTGGTCTTCATGCTCCAAGACCTGCGGCCGCGGCTTCCGCAAGCGCCAGCTGCGCTGCATCGGCCTCGACGAGCGCTCGCTCTCTCACGACAGCTGTGACCCCAAAGACCGGCCGCGACCCCTGCTGGAACTGTGCAATCAGGGTGCCTGCTAA